From the Micromonospora echinospora genome, the window GAACCGGGCAGGTGGTCGGTCGGCTCTCCGGCATCGGCACCCTCGGCGGCATCACCGCCACCCTCGCCACCGGATTCGTCCTGGTGGCGGCCCTGCCCAGCTCGGTCATCATGCTGGGGCTGGCGGTGGCGCTCGGGGTGAGCGGGATAGCCCTCGGGGTCTACCTGTACCGGCAGGACCGCACCGGGCTGCCCGGTCCGGCCCGCGCCCGCGCCGCCTTGGCGGTGCTCGGGCTGGCCGGAGCGGGCCTGGCCGCCGTCGCGCCGGACCCGTGCGACATGGAAACCGCATACCACTGCGCGTCAGTGGAGGTGGACGGCAGCCGGCCGACCGGCCGGACGCTGCTGCTGAACTCCGCCCAGCACTCGTACGTCGACCTGGCCGACCCGACGTACCTGAAGTTCGAGTACACCCAGTGGATCGGGGCGGTCGCCGACGTGGCGGCCCCGGCCGGGCAGCGGATGGACGCGCTGCACGTCGGCGGTGGCGGCTTCACCATGCCCCGCTACCTCGCCGCCACCCGCCCCGGCAGCGACAACCTGGTCTTCGAGATCGACGGGGGACTGGTCGACCTCGGCCGGTCGGACCTGGGCCTGCGCACCGGACCGGACATGCGGGCCGAGGTCGGCGACGCCCGGATGCTGGTCGCCGGGGAGCCCGCCGCCAGTCGGGACCTCGTGGTGGGAGACGCCTTCGGACACCTGGTGGTGCCGTGGCACCTGGCGACCCGGGAGATGGCCGCCGAGATCCGCCGGGTGCTCCGTCCCGGCGGGATCTACGTGCAGAACGTCATCGACTACCCGCCGCTGCGGTTCATCCGTGCCGAGGTGGCCACCGTGGCCGCCGAGTTCCGGCACGTGGCCCTGGTCGCCCCGCCGGCCGCGCTGCGCGGCGAGTACGGGTCCAACTTCCTCATCGTCGCCTCGGACCAGCCACTGCCGCTGGCCGCCACCGAGGAACGGCTCGCCACGCTCGACGAGCCGACCCGGCTGCTGTCCGGTGCCG encodes:
- a CDS encoding fused MFS/spermidine synthase gives rise to the protein MSSPKSPVDVDVTPSAPAPVRALPTGLAAFLVFFSSGAVLVLETVALRLVGPYVGVTLQVTSSVIGIALAAIAYGAWTGGWLADRRDPRPLLAPALVLAGIATAVTLPVVRYAGEVLRGSAASAILLLVAAAVFVPAALLSAVTPLVVKLQLADLRRTGQVVGRLSGIGTLGGITATLATGFVLVAALPSSVIMLGLAVALGVSGIALGVYLYRQDRTGLPGPARARAALAVLGLAGAGLAAVAPDPCDMETAYHCASVEVDGSRPTGRTLLLNSAQHSYVDLADPTYLKFEYTQWIGAVADVAAPAGQRMDALHVGGGGFTMPRYLAATRPGSDNLVFEIDGGLVDLGRSDLGLRTGPDMRAEVGDARMLVAGEPAASRDLVVGDAFGHLVVPWHLATREMAAEIRRVLRPGGIYVQNVIDYPPLRFIRAEVATVAAEFRHVALVAPPAALRGEYGSNFLIVASDQPLPLAATEERLATLDEPTRLLSGADLTAFVDDALVLTDDYAPVDQLLATA